In the genome of Rhodamnia argentea isolate NSW1041297 chromosome 3, ASM2092103v1, whole genome shotgun sequence, one region contains:
- the LOC115732389 gene encoding vestitone reductase-like, with protein MERSKGAVCVTGGDGFVASWMITRLLEHGYSIRTTVIPELYGSRYISFLTNLPGASERLRIFAADLSDPQSFGPAIEGCVGVFHVATPVDFEDREPEPVVTKRSIDGALGILRACLNSKTVKRVMYTSSGSAVQLNNSSADILDEDSWSDVDSIREIAAFGASYAISKTLTEKAVLEFGERHGLEVVTVAPACVHGPFICPKFAASVRTLLALVLGNENEYSFLRRVSLVHVDDVVRAHIFLFEHPDAKGRYICSAATMTIEEMSKFLSERYPEFQIPSPESLKEVKGHRFTALSSRKLLDAGFEYKYGIEGMFDGAIQCCKEKGYL; from the exons aTGGAGAGGAGTAAAGGCGCGGTGTGCGTAACGGGTGGCGATGGCTTCGTAGCTTCATGGATGATCACGAGGCTCCTTGAACACGGTTACTCGATACGGACCACTGTCATACCCGAGCTGT ATGGCAGCAGATACATCAGCTTCTTGACAAATCTACCGGGAGCATCAGAAAGGCTCCGAATCTTCGCCGCTGACCTCAGCGACCCTCAGAGTTTCGGCCCAGCCATTGAAGGCTGCGTCGGAGTCTTCCACGTCGCCACCCCGGTGGACTTTGAGGACAGAGAGCCGGAGCCTGTCGTCACCAAGAGATCCATCGACGGAGCGCTGGGCATCCTGAGGGCCTGCCTGAACTCCAAGACCGTGAAGCGGGTCATGTACACCTCGAGTGGGTCTGCTGTTCAACTCAACAACTCCAGCGCCGATATACTGGATGAGGACTCCTGGAGCGATGTTGATTCCATAAGAGAAATCGCGGCCTTCGGAGCTTCGTACGCAATCTCGAAGACGTTGACTGAGAAGGCAGTTCTCGAGTTCGGAGAGAGGCACGGACTGGAAGTGGTGACGGTGGCTCCTGCATGCGTCCACGGACCCTTCATCTGTCCCAAGTTTGCCGCATCTGTCCGGACTTTGCTGGCTTTGGTATTAG GGAACGAGAATGAGTACTCGTTTCTTCGCAGAGTATCTCTGGTGCATGTCGACGACGTGGTGAGAGCACACATCTTCCTCTTCGAGCACCCCGACGCCAAGGGGCGGTACATATGTTCCGCGGCCACGATGACCATCGAAGAGATGTCCAAGTTTCTCTCCGAAAGATACCCGGAGTTTCAGATACCCTCACCAGA GTCCTTGAAGGAAGTGAAAGGCCATAGGTTCACCGCCCTTTCGTCGAGGAAGCTGTTGGATGCTGGTTTCGAGTATAAGTACGGGATCGAGGGCATGTTCGATGGGGCCATCCAATGCTGCAAGGAAAAGGGGTATCTCTAG